CCGTCGAGGTCGGTCGTCGCCTCGCGGTCCTCGCGCGGACCACGCAGGTGGTGGTCGTCACGCACCTGGCGCAGGTCGCGGCGTTCGCGGACACCCACCTCGTGGTGACGAAGTCCACAGGGTCGCCCGACGAGGCGACGGTGACCGGCGTCCGGCCGGTGACCGACGACGAGCGGGTGCGGGAGCTGGCGCGGATGCTGTCCGGCCAGGACGAGTCCGAGTCCGCCCGGCAGCACGCGCTCGAGCTCCTGGAGTCGTCGGACGTGGGACGATAGGCGGCGATGAGACCTCTCCTGCGCCGGGCCGATCGTGGCCACGACACCAGCACCGACGTCACCGGGCCCGGCGGCCCGGCGCGTGTCGGCGCCCGCACCAAGGACCTCACGAAGCGGCTGAAGCCCGGTGACGTGGCCGTCATCGACCACGCCGACATCGACCGGGTCGCCGCCGACGCGCTCGTCGCCGCGGCCCCCACGGCCGTGCTCAACGCCGCCCGGTCGACGACCGGGCGCTACCCGAACGCGGGGCCGGACATCCTGGTGCAGGCGGGCGTCGTGCTGGTCGACGACATCGGCCCGGAGGTCATGACCGTCCCCGAGGGGGCGGCCGTGGTGGTCGACGGCGGCGACGTCTTCGTCGACGGCGTGCGGTTCGCGTCCGGCAAGCGGCAGACGGCCGAGACGGTGGCGGCCGAGCAGGCGGATGCGCGGGTCGGGCTGTCCGACGAGATCGAACGGTTCGCCGAGAACACCCTGTCGTACCTGCGGCGCGAGCGCGACCTCCTGCTGGACGGGGTGGGCGTGCCGGACGTGCGCACCGTCTTCGAGGGGCGGCACGTCCTCATCGTGGTGCGCGGCTACCACTACCGCGAGGACCTCGCGA
This Isoptericola jiangsuensis DNA region includes the following protein-coding sequences:
- the steA gene encoding putative cytokinetic ring protein SteA; the encoded protein is MRPLLRRADRGHDTSTDVTGPGGPARVGARTKDLTKRLKPGDVAVIDHADIDRVAADALVAAAPTAVLNAARSTTGRYPNAGPDILVQAGVVLVDDIGPEVMTVPEGAAVVVDGGDVFVDGVRFASGKRQTAETVAAEQADARVGLSDEIERFAENTLSYLRRERDLLLDGVGVPDVRTVFEGRHVLIVVRGYHYREDLAMLRPYIAENRPVLVGVDGGADAILDAGLRPDMIVGDMDSVTDKALSCGAEIVVHAYRDGSAPGLERVRALGVDPVVFPATGTSEDIAMLLADDKDAELIVAVGTHATLVEFLDKGRAGMASTFLTRLRVGGKLVDAKGVSRLYRTRISNLQLTLLSAAGVAAVLAALWSTSAGQTAFGLVGAQIDDIVSWVGSLFGG